aaaaaaacaaacaagcacaCTGTGTTTGTCAATGTCCATATTCAGGTTCAACCAGCACAGTAACTCCACAGATTATTCATTTCAGGTATAAACGGACTGAAGCTGGTACCAATAACTGTGAACTCCAATCAGTCTGGTACATGTACGCAAAATAGAAATTATCAAATTcagtaataattttattttttaaggctTCCTACTTGCACTTCTCGCATGAGAGTTTCGCCGTTGCTAGGAAACCATCATCGTTGACCTGAAGTTGACCTCCGGTTGCTGTGAGACTGCAGTTGCCTAGCAACACGTATATGGTTTGTAACAGGCTGACATTCGCACAAAAGGGGCCTCCAGACTTCTCAAAATCCTCTGTCCAACCATTATAGCTTCCTGAAATAAGAGTAAGCATTGCTTCCAACATATTACATAAAGAGGTCAAGAGCTTCGCAAGCGGGTGTCAACGCTCGTTCTGTTTCTCTACCCAATAAATATTTAGCAAGAGTTTTGGTACTTCCTACAcgtcaatcgtaacaactcgaccatctccggcaagcttcgagataattTCGTTGGGTAATCGCCGAGGTGTTTCAAATGTCGTATTATTTCCGAAGTCAACTCTGTTGTTTAATGACCGAGGTCTTCCGATTGCCGTTTTATTTCCGAGGTTAATAATGTTGGATAGTGGCCGAGGTGATCCGATTGGCTACACGTGTGCGCATAGTGAAAATCAATCCGCAatgcagtgatctcccttgacgagcaaagtaagggaagtaactgctgcATAGAGTATGAGTGTACATGTATAGCTCGTAGTAAACCCATTCACAAAAATATACGATGTCATAAATCTCACGTAACCAGTAAAATGGATCTCGGCGGACGTGATAGGAAGCTCGATGGCCTGCAGACGTTCGTTCAGGAACCGGAAGGAGGGCGTCAACAGGGCGATGTTCTCCTCATGCAGAATCAAGCCTGCAGGAAAACAAATGATCCTCTTAATTGGTTGAAGCCACTGCTATGCACAAACCTTGAAAACAATTCGGTGCAACATAGGCCAAAAAAAGGTTTATTAGGTttaaatccttttcaaaaacggGTAGGGTGGGTaggcttttaaaaataaattatttacgtTTCATTTTAgaacattattgtcatcattggaaaGTGGTGAGAAAAGTTATCTCcggtataaagctttaaaggttttaaaccacacattaaaaatcaataaataatactaataatatacACTTGAAAGaacaggggcgtagccagcgttacgcacttacgcacatgcgtaacatcaatttgaaaaatgaaaaaaatggccaaacATGGAATCAAAGTCGAGGGCTAAGCTATGTTTTGACATCAGAATAAAACCttaaagggaagatcagctatagaaagcattgtttctctgtgctagatagctAACAGAGCCTTAAAATCATTTGGTAGCTACAGTCGTCGGCctccaatatatataaattccgacaaatacaaatcaatgctaaacatgTTAGTTACATGTTCCATTTTTCCGTGGGgagcagcccccccccccctttaacCCCCTACGGTTACAGGGATTCCCCATCCCATAGCCTCTCACATTtgtgcgtaacattcagtacAGCCTGGCTACGCCCTTGAagaagcatatgatttgtgaacTGTGTACAGATCAAAAGTATTAGCGAAAAGTATGCGCGTTTAAATTGGGGAGTtcgtggccacgtagctattattTGGGAAAAAActaacttttttaaaagctatacacaaatcatatgggttttttttttgctttgatcattaaagtcgaATGAGTAAAAGATAATGATCACCATTAAAAGCTTATTATCTttacgttttgacaacttttttttattttttgtcttggaacgaacatttttttggcgaaaatcaatggaaaccagttatataagactgctgacaaaaatcagatcgcagatttttatatttaagttaaaaaatagatgtttaatgcaattttcttaaaccgttagtaacggtttaagccataaaacagtaatttccaattggaaatatgaaaatctacgatctaattttttgtcagcaatcttatatcatttgcTTGCAGACATTTacgctctttccaagacaaaaaataaaaaaaagttgtaaaaatggtttatctgtgagagtgcagctttaagttgttTTCCTAATTTCAGTATCTCCCTGGTAATGTGAGATAAGTATTTGATAATTACTGTTcaaaaaacttaattttcatTGACTTATAAGTTATtgaaaaatacatgatttttaaacttaaaacattaatatttttcgTTTAGTTTGACAATTAGAATGTTTGTAAATTCCTAAAACATGAGCTTGAAAACTGGGTACAACGTGAAAAAGTTCCTCTTATAAAATGctacattttaaagctgcactttcacagatataccatttttacaactttttttattttttgtcttggaaagtgcatatttttgcataaatatctgcaaaccaatgataaaagattgctgacaaaaaatcagatcgtacattttcatatttccgttcgaaaattaatgttttatggcttactaatggtttaaaaaatatgcataaaacatcaatttttgaacttaaatataaaaatctgcaatctaatgttttgtcagcagtcttatataactggtttccatggattttcgcaaaaattggctcgttccaagacaaaaaataaaaaaaaatgtcaaaacgttcaatgtgtgagagtgcagctttaatatacaATACAGTACATAAACATTActtagtttcaaaataaatacttagGAATCCGCCTATTTATTAGCATAGTGTTATTTTGCTAGACactaaaagtaaaacaaaaaaaacgagCAAACCTTTTTGTTCGGCAAGGGTGTACAGCTCCTCGGTGACGCGGGCAGACGTAGCGACCGGAAACTCCACTAGCACGTGCTTCCCGTGCTCCAAGGCCCGTCTGCGATAACACAAAATGACAGGCAGCGGtagattaaaacataatacaactAATTTCCTTCTcgaagttgattttttttagttgtgttattttaacgaatacaattataatatatttagatctaatataatttcatatttttgttccattttcaatattcaatcaCAAGTTCACAACTCGAGAGGTACCGACGATTGaaatattatcaacattatCATGAACATTGAACAAATCATGATTTTCTTACAGTAGAAATGCTATTATTTCTACTTTTAATAGTTTTGAGATTGACCTTATAACACTTTCGTGGGCGTGAGGTTCCGTGCACAAAACGATGACGTCAACATCCGGCCTCGTAAGGGCCTCCTCTTCCGTGATTTGGTGTGCATCTGCTATCTCCAACGTCCGTCTAAAAGACAAGCTCTAAGCATTGAACTTTTATAGATACAAATGGAACAGAAAACACCtcaaaacaagagggccaagatggccctatatcgctcacctgaataaactttaaaaaatctgGACTTTTCTATAATAAATGGGCAATAACTCTCAGGTGACTACAATGCGATGGCTAGCCTGGAAGCCCGTATGCCACAAGTGAAACTAGACTATGTCTCATACTTTAAACAGGTGTATAAAcacatgaaaaatatgtatttgtttaaaaagttacaaagggccataactcttacactATTTAAGTTGGAGTGACATAATTTGTCACAaaccagatgacccatattcgaacctgagctagaaatcaacgaaacaacctttctgataaatttccaggatatttgggctgaaaatgttacctcaagACTGTTAACAACGTttctttccatatttgggctctgtggcctagattttgaccccagatgacccatattcgaacctgagctagaaatcaacgaaacaacctttctgataaatttccaggatatttgggctgaaaatgttacctcaagactgttaacaacgtttttttttccatatttgggctctgtggcctagattttgaccccagataaaccatattcgaacttgagctagaaatcatcgaaacgaCCTTTCTGacatttccaggatatttgggctgaaaatgttacctctagagtgttaacaacgtttttccatatttgggctgtggcctagtttttgaccccagatgaccaaTATTCGAACTCgtgctagaaatcatcgaaacaaactttctgacaaatttccaggatatttgggctgaaaatgttacctctagagtgttaacaaggtttttccatatttgggctctttgacctagtttctgaccccagatgacccattttcgaacttgagctagaaataaacaaatacctttCTGGCAAATTTctaggatatttgggctgaacaTTTTatctctagagtgttaacaaggtttgtccatatttgggctctgtgacctagtttttcgtcccagatgacccatattcgaacttgagctagaaatcaacgaaacaaTCTTTCTGataaatttccaggatatttgagCATAAAATGGTACCTCTAGAGGgttaacaagttttttttttccaaatttgggctcggtgacctagtttttgagcACGGATGTCCCttttcgaacttgagctagaaatcaacgaaacaacctttctgacaaatttccatgacatttgggctgaaaatgttacctctagagtgtaaacaaggtttttccatatttggactctgtgacctagttttttaccccagatgacccatattcgaacttgtgCTAGAAAtaatcgaaacaacctttctgacgatttccaggatatttgggctgaaaatgttacctctagagtgttaacaacgtttttccatatttaagctctgtgacctagttgttgaccccagatgacccacattcgaacttgagctagaaatcatcggaacgacctttctgacaaatttccaggatatttggactgaaaaggtagccactagagtgttaacaacgtttttccatatttgggctgtGGCctaggtttttctatttttgggtcatgtgacctagtttttcatcccagatgacccatattcgaacttgccCGAataattactgggacaaacatcctgaccaagtctcgtgacaattgaggcaaaaatgtgatcactagagtgttaacaaactaagtgtggacggacgacggacgacagacgacggacagtcatcgatcctaatagctcaacctcagcctacggctaatgtgtgttaataaaaaagaacaaacatatgttgggttataatccaaataattatGTAATCCCCCCGACTTGCGTACCAGTACCCTTCCATCGTAGGCCAATATCATGCGTAACATTTTACGATTTTAAGACTCTGGATACCGATTATTGCGTAGTACGCTCTTGAGTACTACCTATAAATAAGTtaactaattttgagaaaatttaataattatcaagggagggaactctttcttagcaccgaatgtttaattgtccgcccttctttattttggcgcctttctcacttgttctctagttttaatccggttcggacgtgtgAACATTAGCACGTTATGGGTGGCAGGGCGGACGGTAAAGAGAGAACGGACACACAAGACTCGAGTTCTATGTCATCAAATTCCCTTTTATTCCCACCGACAAAAAAcgacatttcaaaaaaaataggATGAACGTACATGTATCGACAAATCTCCAGTTCGAGTTAGGAGCAAACCATATTTTTGAGATCAAATACAATGCAGAGGTGGTTCAAGGAATTGACGTGAGAGAAGGGAACTTAGGTGCGCAACCTTTTTACATGCGCACCTTCCGCTTAACCGAAAAGTATATGGATAACAATGTTTGCAAGGGGTTTAGGGGATATTTTGGGGTACTCCCCCAAGAAATTTGTAGCAATTtaagtccgaaatggtgcattttgagcgtattttatcacttttttctccaatattgacatataaagtaaacttgtacgagttttttttttctgaatccGCTAGTGAAATGCATCATCATATAAAAATGGAACCGCAGCACATGTGACGCGTGCACGATCTCAACTTAATTAATAGAGGAGtgaacaaaaaacacattttaaaagcgCACATGAATCATGATGTTATAGACCACATTTTGAAAGGGTGTCATTCAGTGCATCACGATTATCGAGAGGAACTTTATCAGTCTATTTGTAGCGTTCCAATCCAGGATATTGAATATGTAATTATATCCGTTGACATGTTTTGTACTATtgctatattaaatatgtttaaaacaaatataagtatACGGCGATTGAATCTGATGatatatcaaaatcatttgGAGGTCAAATACTGACAATATCATCGTTGCTTCTGTCCATTCACGTATACCAGAGCGATGCGTTAGATTTATCAATATCAAACCTCTgatcaggggcggatccaggattcgccgttagagggggcgtataTTAGTGGCGTACCCTTTTTACTTTTTCTCCCAcagaaacgaaatttatttggaTTAAAGTGTtagcagggggggggggggagtgctCCCcctgaacattttaacaatttctagtccgaaatggtgcattttgggcgtattttattagtttttagggggtgcaccccccccccccctgaatccGCTAGTGCTGAAGAATGAGAATGTTTCTGTCAAGATGGTTCTaaaattactttgaaaacaatttcacATCACATCCTTGGTCTAAACTCATGTGATGAATTCGTACAACGCATGtcagaatatttaaataaaataactgtgTACCTGGACACATATCCAATGAGGTTCCATTTTCGCTCCGGGAATGCGGTGTCTCCAAGGTCTCGGATCCGAACCCTTCCCGCGATCCCCACCCCGATAACCACCACGCCTAAAACATCGTCACTTGGCATAGCTTGTCCTATGGTTTCAAAAAAGTTAGTTGATAATATTTGGATTAAAATTGTCATGATCGCCGAAATgccagatttaaaaaaaaataatggtagCTTTGATTGATATACCGTACATgttgaagctgcactcttacagatataccgttttgacgactttttattattttttttgtccttaaatgagccaatttttgcttaTATGCCTGTAAACCAGTGTTATAAGAAGCATGGCCAAAGATAAGATCGaagtttttcaaatttatgatcgcaaattgatgttttattgctaaagCGTTATTAATActtaaagaaaattgaaatttcaaacaattgagatctgttctacgATGAGGTATCATATGTGGCTGAAATGAATGAAGACATTGATGGCCAAATAAACTGATTCTgatccttttttaattttaagcttTATTATATATTGCAATCATCGGGATCAACATCCTTGCATCTGAAACGTGAAACTCGGCTAACTATTGGCCATTcaatcgaaccccgttggcttgaaGTCAccgggaccggcgaaaatacctcgagcctcgggaaattcgaaCCAAGGGCCCATGGATTGTTTACTTCAGTACATCAGAAATCGGTCCTCAACATCGTGTTCGaaccaacgaggaattcgagtcaTGTGAGTTAGAGTcaacggtgttcgactgtagtttattattttcttgacATGATCAAACTAAAGAGGTTTAATTTCTGTAATTATGTGACAAATTTCTTTTACAGATGCACTTATATCACGGTCTCGTATAACAGTCTCATCAGTCAAGCATTTCTACAAAATCCAATGTCTTAATAAGCAGTGGCGATTTCTAGGATTTGACGTTAGGGAAGGCGCACATAAGGGGCATGCGCCCTATTCCTCAGGAACCACACTGAAACTAGGCGGAAAATATGTCAAAGGAGTTTCTGGGTCCTTCCCCAAGAAAACAAAAGGCTAAGTAAAGCCTAAAGCCTAGAGCACTTTGGTGTAATTAATGCACAACTTTTCTACCATTTTggttatcaatgtttattttgaccattttaacatGCCCTTATCACTTGCCGATtttggcgggggggggggagcttTTTACACTTGTGGTCCTTTGTAATATATTTCGGCCAAGTGTATGGGCATCAGTGACGGGGGGTTAATCCTTAAACCATGATTGGATGAAGTATCATGAGACAACCTCGGAGGGATTGCAATGCCTTCTTAGTTAGTAGAGCTGCTGGCTGTTATCCTTATGTCACAGGTTTGAATCTGCCTAACGGGAGTCACTTTTTGTTGGCCTTGCATACACAAATAGAATATTGAATCTCTTACTTGTAAAATTGCATACAATCTAGCAAACTGCATAACCGGTAAAATGGGGGCCCGATCATGCTCTATGCGTGTCACATTGGTTCTGGATTACAATAAATCAACCCAAATGCAGGCTCAGAGCCGCGACTTggaatatcatattatattatgaAATGATGACAGGTATTCGTGTGTTTATGGTATACCAGATACGGtcttacataataattatataatcaaacttttatgttaaaacacttTTTGCTAGAAATATCTGATTAAATTGTCCCTTTATTTAATGTTTCCCACTGTAACGACAGATGTCGTTGCAATTAAGTGTTTACATAACAGAATCATGGTGCTCAAATCAATTGCAACGTGaacttgtatatgtatgtatacatgtacatttgtgaATGTCTTTGTAAACATACATGCAGATCTACTGTACAGTTATGCATGCAAAAAGCAAAGGCAAATTCTTTATCGATATGATACATATTATTAACGTTTAATAGCATATCGAGATGAGAAAAACCCCataaatcgttgtaaaatagtACTTACACGACGTCCAAAGATACTGTGTGAGCACGTTTAACTTTACTATTTTAGGCTTTTCAGGCTTGACAACTATgaatctaaaaataaattggGAAACACCCCCCTACCTAACTCAAATCGAGGCTTGACGTCAACACGGAAATTGGGACACACCAACAATGTACATGACTAATTTCATTGCCGTGTTTTAAAATCGGTATTTTGTCACGATCTAAGGTCACACTCATGTGAATGGTCTgctatttgatattttcaacgttttttgTAACTGCCTGTTTAATGCTGGATTATTTTTTGAATCTGTAGGATAAGAAATGGAATGTTTACCTTTTGAGCAGTGAAAGTGTCTTCGGTTTATCGACAAGGTGTGGCAGGTGTTTTCTCAGATACCTCATCCATCCAACTCTAGAAATTTACAATCCAGAAACATGCAGGATAACGTACTGCCTCTCTTCTTACTTATCACAcaggtatttatttattttcacttgaaactgctttatttttattatttttaataatagtatttttatataattagttaatttatttttgatgaatgtattgaaaattcaacaaaatttaGTTTAACATGCACATAATAAAATTGACCACAGGCACGGCAGTGGACGCTATAAAACATGACAACAACTGTTAACATCGGTAATATACTTCTTATGATGATCGGGacaggtacatgtaccttaCAGGTACATATACTGTACGAACAATTTACAATGACGAGATTTACTTAAGTTCAGGTATCTTATACCGGTACTCATTTATGTGAATTATATTGGTATAATTTCTAAGGGACTTTGATGTGTTACTGTTATAAAATGAAAGAATATATGGTATAAAttatacagattttttttttaaaatgtgctTTGATGGtcttaaaaaatgacaaaataagcTATTAGTCAGAATAAAGAACCAAAATACAAATTGCAATTATGTAGTCTGTAATGCATTTTCGGCAGTTAATTTTGCATATTAGTTATCAGCAAGACTTAATTGGTACTCattaaaatgataccaaaattgtaTGGGTCACTATACATCATAATTAAATGTCAACACCAATGGCTTGTTACAATTACTTATTTGTACaccttaaattatttattttatttgaaagtattGTCTCTTTATGCAGTGTTAACAAAGGTTTATACAATGATGGGAAAGTTATAAACCACATTGTCAGCATTTGATTCTCGTTGACAAAAATCAATTCATTTCATAAACACTTAAACAAATTTCAacgttatataattttatatgtgtattgattgcatttacttttttaaatttgttcttAGATTGCATATAAAATGCCCTTTATTACTCTTAGCTTTATTCTGACAAGTCTGTGTCAGAATATGGGTAGCCTTAACTGTGAAAAAACACCTCCACCTTCTTTATAAAGTTGCATTTGTTATCATCTaatcagtgtgtttttttctgaccaatatggtacaatttcaaatatagCTCAAGCATACAATTACTTCgcaaaagtgaaaataaatgttatgttataaataattattatttcttaaatgaaataaaaaatatatatttcatttaagaaataatagaaatttaaaacataacatttattttcacattttgggcaaataatatatgtttgagTATTCAGAAACAAAGTTCATCTTTTATCTTTTTctgtctatttttttttaaagtattcttGTTTGTTGCCAGATTAAGTCGAAATGGCAAATATTCCCAATCAGAAAGGTCTCGACCCCATTCTCCAAATAGTTAAAAAGAAACACTGCTTGAACATCCACTGTTCTTGAATATTACTACTTACATGTATGCAAGAATGCAGCGAGTGTGATGGAAAGGCCGAAagacaaataattaaatttcataCAGCCTTTGAAATCAAGTTGTTAATTACTGTCAtctcaattaattaattataaatccTGCAAGCGCGGTCATATTTGGCTAACCACAACCAAAGATAGAACAAAAggctattttgtttcaattaatatatctatttttcaTTGATAGTAATAATGGGAAAAACAAAAATTTGCATTTCACTGTCATGTGTAGTTATAACCAGATAGCATTTCGTGTTTAATAATGTAGAAACACCTAATCAGATCATAGGCCAGTAAAATTTAGAGACCTACGTTAATAGTCATCTCACTTTTGGGACAAACATGATCTGTTCCAAGTCTAAGTGCAGGTTCCTGGTGATGAGAGTGGTGTtctggtaaaggtgtccgcctctcattcAAGAGGTCGCAGGTTTGATCCCAGGACTATGGGAACATTTTCTccgcctctcaaaaaggacacaatACTGGTGtctgcccaggaaacagacttgaGAGTATTTCATAACAGCTTACAGCTGTGTCTTTACAATAAGgccaatataattaatatactaAAGGAAGTGCAAGATTGCATTTTGTAGTTCTGCAATTTTGAGTTGACCTGTACTCATAACAGTTCCCATGTCATCGAGCATCTAAATTGAACTTTCATGACAAGATGTTAAATTGACTTGCGGAAAAGTTATTAATATAACTCCCTAAGCTATTTTCGATGCCCACTTAGCGACTGCTTTGAAGTGGTTACTGACTTTTGAATAGCAGTGAACGTCGCCAAATCATGCCTGCACTTGGCATACTTAAATGTCTTCATAAGGCCTAAAAAGAAAATCTTCTGGTTCTTGTTACCCAACCATCTGGTAAATACCTATAAAATAACGCAAATCACAGTCCtgtcaattgtatttgttaacaGATCGCTCTCAgcttattttatgtatgtttactaTCATGCACTGTCTAGAATGTTTTCGTTAACTTTGTACATGCATTCATTAtcgtgtatatttatttgtacatttcttgaCGTTATGCCTAAACTTTCTATTGAATCATCGATATGCTGTATATGCAtaagataataaacattctgttctgttctgttcctaTAAAATATGGCACCAACCTTACCGACGTTTGTAGTCTGttggttatttttaatttatttttaaaaagaataaaattagTGTGTGTTCGTACTGTGGACTAGTAACAAAGTTTTAATAAGTAGTTTGAAAACCTTTACTGAAGGTTAACCCCATTCCCCAATGATGAATGACAATTACGTAGAAAAAGC
The DNA window shown above is from Mya arenaria isolate MELC-2E11 chromosome 6, ASM2691426v1 and carries:
- the LOC128238359 gene encoding biliverdin reductase A-like, which translates into the protein MPSDDVLGVVVIGVGIAGRVRIRDLGDTAFPERKWNLIGYVSRRTLEIADAHQITEEEALTRPDVDVIVLCTEPHAHESVIRRALEHGKHVLVEFPVATSARVTEELYTLAEQKGLILHEENIALLTPSFRFLNERLQAIELPITSAEIHFTGSYNGWTEDFEKSGGPFCANVSLLQTIYVLLGNCSLTATGGQLQVNDDGFLATAKLSCEKCKDITITIKRTREKSARSKEIKFVIADGTVVKDTPDKPPPTPPSSQAPRKPGLFMEDWLKFVAAVRETGDHAAGAARTRHCIRVADALHAFMGLRGDEAPS